The following coding sequences lie in one Halorarum halophilum genomic window:
- a CDS encoding MOSC domain-containing protein, translated as MTVTVESLFTAPEDSAPMRSHDRIECVDGGIEGDRYLLGTGYYSPFDVCEVTFVSAAAIDEIRESFDIDLADGRHRRNVVLRGVGTDELHDLLGATFRVGGATFRGTRPRPPCAHVEQVADEKGVARALKERRGGICADVVEPGGVGVGDELELLEADSRTVGKRIADRLRGAVGE; from the coding sequence ATGACCGTCACCGTCGAATCGCTGTTCACCGCGCCCGAGGACTCCGCACCGATGCGAAGCCACGACCGGATCGAGTGCGTCGACGGCGGCATCGAGGGTGACCGCTACCTGCTCGGCACCGGCTACTACTCGCCGTTCGACGTGTGCGAGGTCACCTTCGTCTCGGCCGCGGCGATCGACGAGATCCGCGAGTCGTTCGACATCGACCTCGCCGACGGTCGGCACCGGCGGAACGTGGTCCTCCGCGGCGTCGGCACGGACGAACTCCACGACCTCCTCGGCGCGACGTTCCGCGTCGGCGGGGCGACGTTCCGCGGTACCCGGCCCCGGCCGCCGTGCGCCCACGTCGAGCAGGTCGCGGATGAGAAGGGCGTCGCCCGGGCGCTGAAGGAGCGACGTGGGGGCATCTGCGCTGACGTGGTCGAACCGGGAGGCGTCGGCGTAGGTGACGAACTCGAACTGCTGGAGGCGGATTCGCGAACAGTGGGGAAGCGTATCGCAGACCGGCTCCGCGGGGCCGTCGGCGAGTAG
- a CDS encoding acetamidase/formamidase family protein, whose protein sequence is MGQSPSTADEYAVDYRISDADRNIHSAWDNSLDPVVTVESGDVVRFECRDAVDRQIDVETTAADVPDVSFDPVHPLTGPVYVEDADPGDVLEVELLDPQHKGWGYNVYFPGEMELGLLPEDFDEPGIHIWDLEGDIGKFVNGIEVPLDPFPGVIGNAPGESGEHDTLPPRDVGGNMDVKHMTAGTTVYLPVEVEGALFSTGDCHAAQGDGEVCVTGVEAPMFVTARFSVRTDMDVDQPQLQTRGPFTPTGVDEPMYATTGIDPNLMEATKKATRHMIGHLHEHRDLTRGEAYLLCSAAMDLKVSEVVDAPNWTVTAYIADSIFPG, encoded by the coding sequence ATGGGACAATCGCCATCGACAGCGGACGAGTACGCGGTCGACTACCGCATCTCCGACGCGGATCGGAACATCCACAGCGCGTGGGACAACTCGCTCGATCCCGTCGTCACCGTCGAGTCGGGCGACGTGGTTCGGTTCGAGTGTCGCGACGCCGTCGACCGACAGATCGACGTGGAGACGACCGCCGCGGACGTGCCGGACGTCTCGTTCGACCCGGTCCACCCGCTCACCGGGCCGGTGTACGTGGAGGACGCGGACCCGGGCGACGTGTTGGAGGTGGAACTGCTCGACCCCCAGCACAAGGGCTGGGGGTACAACGTCTACTTCCCCGGCGAGATGGAACTCGGCCTCCTGCCCGAGGACTTCGATGAACCCGGCATCCACATCTGGGACCTGGAGGGCGACATCGGAAAGTTCGTCAACGGCATCGAGGTGCCCCTTGACCCGTTCCCGGGCGTCATCGGCAACGCGCCGGGCGAGTCCGGCGAGCACGACACACTCCCGCCCCGCGACGTCGGCGGGAACATGGACGTGAAGCACATGACCGCCGGCACGACCGTCTACCTCCCCGTGGAGGTCGAGGGCGCGCTGTTCTCGACGGGCGACTGTCACGCAGCGCAGGGCGACGGCGAGGTGTGCGTCACGGGCGTCGAGGCGCCGATGTTCGTCACCGCTCGTTTCTCCGTCCGGACGGACATGGACGTCGACCAGCCCCAGCTCCAAACGCGAGGGCCGTTCACCCCGACCGGCGTCGACGAGCCGATGTACGCGACGACCGGCATCGACCCGAACCTGATGGAGGCGACGAAGAAGGCGACCCGGCACATGATCGGCCACCTGCACGAGCACCGCGACCTGACGAGGGGCGAGGCGTACCTCCTCTGTTCGGCCGCGATGGACCTGAAGGTGAGCGAGGTCGTGGACGCCCCGAACTGGACCGTGACGGCGTACATCGCGGACAGCATCTTCCCCGGGTGA